The nucleotide sequence TTGATTCCCGAGCCAACTTTGACTATGTGGTTGAAGAGAAATCAAGCAACATGGAAAGATCCAGAGACGAAGTTCTTGGAGAGTTAGGTAAGTACCTACCTTGGAAAGAGGTTCGTCAATCAAAAGTGGGGCCTATTTCTCACTCTGGGTTCCTCAGCCTGTTCGTTGATTCGTTGATCTCCACTAGTGATCGCTCCTTTCACCGCATGTTCTCCCGAGTGCACAGGTGGCGAGCTGAATATGACATGATAAAATATGCATCACTAGTCCTAAATGTTTAGGAACAAGATACATGCAAGCATGTGGATATCTGGATAATCCAAGCCTGCATCCGAGCCAATACACAGTTATCAGCCCACCAGAGTCAACTTAAAAGCTACCCCGCTGCTCTGCCTGAGTTGTCAAGATTAGTGGATTTCCGGGCGAGAAACTCGAGCACACAGGCCTATATATAATTCTTGAGATACGCCGGTCTTTTCTGTCAGAAATCCTTCGAGCCTTTTTCATCACCTGGTACCCTCCACTGTCTCGGTGGTGGTCACATCGGTATCAAAAATGACTAGGAACATACCGGAGAACGATGTTAACCATCCTCGATGGCTTCTGGATATTAAGGATTGGTGTATCTATCCTTACGCAGAGGTCAAAAGCCAGGTTGAATCGACTGGATATGGCATCGTTTCATACACTTGGGGGATGTGGGCAGACTTTGACAAGCCAGCCGAATACGTCCCAGGGAACCTTCTTTGGAATATCCCAACGGTGGAAGGGCTCCCTCTAGCGCACTGTCGTGAAGTTCTGGACAATACTATGGACATCCGATTTATGTGGTGGGACTGGATGTGCGTTCCTCAGGGGAAACGAGGCAAGAGAGTTACATTGGATGACGAGCTTGAACAAGTGAAGGGCCAAGAGATCGCTAAGCAGATGCATGTTATTTCCATTCATCAGTTGAATGAGAGTATATAATTGCTGACCGGATATATAGGGCAATATACAAGGGCGCCAAAAAGAGCGTGGTTTGGCTACATCGCACGAAGTGGGATGAGAATCCAAGACTATCGAAGTACTTAAAGGGGGATTTCGAGCCTCATCAAGATTTTGTGGACACCTTAACCGATGTTCGTCTATGCCTTGAAGGTATCCAGAAGGATGAACCTTGGGTTACATCTGGCTGGACACTGCAGGAGGGAGTTCTGCTGGAAAAGACAGTCTTATCGGATTACTATGGCAGAGGTCTTACTGGTAACTTTGAGCCCCTCCATAAGTATGCTACGGTTTCCCACCTTTCAAGGACTGCGACAGCGCTTGCCGACAGTCTTTCAACGGCATTTGTGAAGCATAGCCAGGGTTGGACATGCTCGAAAGATATGCCACAAGGTACGGCAGAAGAAGTGAAGTGGACACTTGATTTCATCAGCGCCTCTTCGTCGAACTACGAGTACATCGCTACCTTCCTCTCGCATATCATCCGCTCCGGGTTTGTTTGCTACTGGTCTGGAGATGCGACGCCGCTGTTTCTTCTTGCTGGGGCAAATGGTCGGAGGTTCACAGTGCCAGAAGACAAATGCTGGGCTTTGATAGGTGCTTTGGAGTTGAAAAATCTGAATCCCTGGTACTCAAAGGCGAAGACTGAACACGCCAAGCAACAGGACCTCCGCAAGATAAAGGCCGAGTTTTTCGTGCCTTTGCTGCAAAAATACCAGTGGCAGTTATTACTGGTGCCCACGGTAGAGGATCCAAAGTTATCCGGCATGACATGGCCTGAAAGAGTGGTCCATGGAGGTGCCTTGCCCCTGGGACTTTATTTCATCCCAGACATCGACGAAGATTTACCTGTTCTTGAGTATGATCAAGAAAAGGACGAGCTTATCAGCAATTCGGTAAAGTTCATCAAGCTGAAAAGCCCTGCCTTTTGCAGGCGTTACAGACAGAACAGCCTCGATGTGCACACGGGGTTCGTTAAAGTGGACCGAATCTCTGCGGAGAATGTGGGCAGGCACTTGTACTGTCCGCTGAATACTATCCCAGTCCCTGATGTTTCAATCCCAAAACTCCAAGGCTGGGGCGAAGTAAAAGAAGGGCAACGGTGTGTTCACATTGAACTTCCCGCAGGAAGTGAAACCTCTGGATACTTCAAGGGAGTAGTTGACCTTTGGGGTCGACCTGACGCGTTCGAATACCTTGACTTCTCGACATTTACTATCCGTGGTTCCAGGTCTTGAACAGGTGAGAAGAGGACTGTGATACTGTGATAGGTTGATTGCCAGGAGTATATATGAAGCTATTCAGGATTATCTCAGGTCAATGTTGAGACTATATTCCTGGAGTTGTTTGGATTATGGTATTATCAACTCCCTTTATTTATTAAATCGGTAGCTTATGTCTTCTCTCTTGTTTCCTAGAAGAGGGAATCGCAGAGTACATGATAGTCCAATCATCCCCAAATAAACTATGATAAAAATCGATCAGATAAATAGTCGGCcggattaccgaggccacgAGATTCCCATATATATAGGCCAGCGTGTACGCATATTTAGAtagttaagcactcaatctgtgacggctcacatatgatg is from Aspergillus chevalieri M1 DNA, chromosome 8, nearly complete sequence and encodes:
- a CDS encoding uncharacterized protein (COG:S;~EggNog:ENOG410PTC9;~InterPro:IPR010730;~PFAM:PF06985) is translated as MTRNIPENDVNHPRWLLDIKDWCIYPYAEVKSQVESTGYGIVSYTWGMWADFDKPAEYVPGNLLWNIPTVEGLPLAHCREVLDNTMDIRFMWWDWMCVPQGKRGKRVTLDDELEQVKGQEIAKQMAIYKGAKKSVVWLHRTKWDENPRLSKYLKGDFEPHQDFVDTLTDVRLCLEGIQKDEPWVTSGWTLQEGVLLEKTVLSDYYGRGLTGNFEPLHKYATVSHLSRTATALADSLSTAFVKHSQGWTCSKDMPQGTAEEVKWTLDFISASSSNYEYIATFLSHIIRSGFVCYWSGDATPLFLLAGANGRRFTVPEDKCWALIGALELKNLNPWYSKAKTEHAKQQDLRKIKAEFFVPLLQKYQWQLLLVPTVEDPKLSGMTWPERVVHGGALPLGLYFIPDIDEDLPVLEYDQEKDELISNSVKFIKLKSPAFCRRYRQNSLDVHTGFVKVDRISAENVGRHLYCPLNTIPVPDVSIPKLQGWGEVKEGQRCVHIELPAGSETSGYFKGVVDLWGRPDAFEYLDFSTFTIRGSRS